A single genomic interval of Macaca nemestrina isolate mMacNem1 chromosome 14, mMacNem.hap1, whole genome shotgun sequence harbors:
- the LOC105480962 gene encoding N-alpha-acetyltransferase 11-like, whose translation MNIRNARPDDLMNMQHCNLLCLPENYQMKYYLYHGLSWPQLSYIAEDEDGKIVGYVLAKMEEDPDDVPHGHITSLAVKRSHRRLGLAQKLMDQASRAMIENFNAKYVSLHVRKSNRAALHLYSNTLNFQISEVEPKYYADGEDAYAMKRDLSQMADELRGQVDLKKGGYVVLGSRENQETQGSTLCGSEEACQQKNPDTEESGSDSKESKESVESTNVQDSSEGSDSTS comes from the coding sequence ATGAACATCCGCAACGCTCGGCCAGACGACCTGATGAATATGCAGCACTGCAACCTCCTTTGCCTTCCTGAGAACTACCAGATGAAATACTATTTATATCATGGCCTTTCCTGGCCCCAGCTTTCTTACATCGCTGAGGATGAGGACGGGAAGATTGTGGGCTATGTCCTAGCCAAGATGGAGGAGGACCCAGATGATGTCCCGCATGGCCATATCACCTCACTTGCCGTGAAGCGTTCACACCGGCGCCTCGGCCTGGCCCAGAAGCTGATGGACCAGGCCTCTAGGGCCATGATAGAGAACTTTAACGCCAAATACGTGTCTCTGCATGTCAGGAAGAGTAACCGGGCAGCCTTGCACCTCTATTCTAACACCCTCAACTTTCAGATTAGTGAGGTGGAACCTAAATACTATGCAGATGGGGAAGATGCTTATGCTATGAAGCGGGATCTCTCGCAGATGGCAGATGAGCTGAGAGGACAAGTGGACCTGAAGAAGGGCGGGTATGTGGTCCTGGGCTCCAGGGAGAACCAGGAGACCCAGGGCAGCACACTTTGTGGTTCTGAAGAGGCCTGTCAGCAAAAGAACCCGGATACCGAAGAAAGTGGCAGTGACAGCAAAGAATCTAAGGAGTCTGTGGAGAGCACCAACGTCCAAGACAGCTCAGAAGGCTCGGATTCCACCTCCTAG